One genomic region from Zalophus californianus isolate mZalCal1 chromosome 12, mZalCal1.pri.v2, whole genome shotgun sequence encodes:
- the ASIC3 gene encoding acid-sensing ion channel 3 isoform X2, with protein MKPHPGPQEARRPASDIRVFASSCTLHGLGHVFGPGGLTPRRGLWAAAVLLSLAAFLYQVAERVRYYGEFHHETALDERESHRLTFPAVTLCNINPLRRSRLTPNDLHWAGPALLGVEPAEHAAFLRALGQPPAPRGFMPSPTFDMARLYARAGHSLEDMLLDCRYRGWPCGPENFTAIFTRMGQCYTFNSGADGAELLTTPKGGMGNGLEIMLDVQQDEYLPVWRDMEETPFEVGIRVQIHSQEEPPTIDQQGFGAAPGYQTFVSCQQQQLSFLPPPWGDCSSASLDADFEPEPSGPLGAPSPSPGPHPPYSLMGCRLACETRYVARKCGCRMMHMPGGAPVCSPQQYKDCANPALDAMLRKDACTCPNPCASTRYAKELSMVRIPSRASARYLARKHNRSEAYIADNVLVLDIFFEALNYETVEQKKAYEVSELLGDIGGQMGLFVGASLLTILEILDYLCELQEGLGSHRTPGPHLSPGRRPPTPPCAVTKTLSASHRTRYLVTRL; from the exons ATGAAGCCCCATCCCGGGCCGCAGGAGGCCCGGCGGCCAGCTTCGGACATCCGCGTGTTCGCCAGCAGCTGCACCCTGCACGGGCTGGGCCACGTCTTTGGCCCCGGGGGCCTGACGCCTCGCCGAGGGCTGTGGGCCGCCGCCGTGCTCCTGTCGCTGGCCGCCTTCCTCTACCAAGTGGCTGAGAGGGTGCGCTACTATGGGGAGTTCCACCACGAGACAGCCCTGGACGAGCGCGAAAGCCACCGGCTCACCTTTCCCGCCGTCACCCTGTGCAACATCAACCCGCTGCGCCGCTCCCGCCTCACGCCCAACGACCTGCACTGGGCCGGGCCCGcgctgctgggtgtggagcccgccGAGCATGCCGCCTTCCTGCGCGCCCTGGGCCAGCCCCCCGCGCCGCGCGGCTTCATGCCCAGTCCCACCTTCGACATGGCTCGACTGTACGCCAGGGCCGGGCACAGCCTGGAGGACATGCTGCTGGACTGCCGCTACCGAGGCTGGCCGTGCGGGCCCGAGAACTTCACCGCG ATCTTCACCCGGATGGGTCAGTGCTACACCTTTAACTCGGGCGCCGATGGGGCAGAGCTTCTCACCACTCCCAAGGGCGGCATGGGCAACGGGCTGGAGATCATGCTGGATGTGCAGCAGGATGAGTATCTGCCCGTGTGGAGGGACATGG AGGAGACCCCGTTTGAGGTGGGGATCCGAGTGCAGATCCACAGCCAGGAGGAGCCGCCCACCATCGACCAGCAGGGCTTCGGGGCAGCCCCTGGCTACCAGACCTTTGTGTCCTGCCAGCAGCAGCAA CTGAGCTTCCTGCCACCACCCTGGGGCGACTGCAGCTCCGCATCTCTGGACGCTGACTTTGAGCCGGAACCTTCAGGTCCCCTgggggcccccagccccagcccaggcccccacCCTCCGTATAGTCTAATGGGGTGTCGCCTAGCCTGCGAGACGCGCTACGTGGCTCGGAAGTGCGGCTGCCGAATGATGCATATGCCTG gagGCGCGCCAGTGTGCAGCCCCCAGCAGTACAAAGACTGCGCCAATCCGGCGCTCG ACGCCATGCTGCGGAAGGACGCGTGCACCTGCCCCAACCCGTGCGCCAGCACGCGCTACGCCAAGGAGCTCTCCATGGTGCGGATCCCGAGCCGCGCCTCCGCCCGCTACCTGGCCCGGAAACACAACCGCAGCGAGGCCTACATCGC AGACAATGTGCTGGTGCTGGACATCTTCTTTGAGGCCCTCAACTATGAGACAGTGGAGCAGAAGAAGGCCTATGAAGTGTCAGAActgcttg GTGACATTGGGGGCCAGATGGGGCTGTTCGTCGGAGCCAGCCTGCTCACCATCCTTGAGATCCTGGACTACCTCTGTGAG CTTCAGGAAGGGCTGGGCAGCCACCGAACCCCAGGTCCCCACCTCAGCCCGGGCCGCAG gcctcccacccctccctgtgCTGTCACCAAGACTTTGTCGGCATCCCACCGCACCCGCTACCTTGTCACACGGCTCTAG
- the ASIC3 gene encoding acid-sensing ion channel 3 isoform X1 produces MKPHPGPQEARRPASDIRVFASSCTLHGLGHVFGPGGLTPRRGLWAAAVLLSLAAFLYQVAERVRYYGEFHHETALDERESHRLTFPAVTLCNINPLRRSRLTPNDLHWAGPALLGVEPAEHAAFLRALGQPPAPRGFMPSPTFDMARLYARAGHSLEDMLLDCRYRGWPCGPENFTAIFTRMGQCYTFNSGADGAELLTTPKGGMGNGLEIMLDVQQDEYLPVWRDMEETPFEVGIRVQIHSQEEPPTIDQQGFGAAPGYQTFVSCQQQQLSFLPPPWGDCSSASLDADFEPEPSGPLGAPSPSPGPHPPYSLMGCRLACETRYVARKCGCRMMHMPGGAPVCSPQQYKDCANPALDAMLRKDACTCPNPCASTRYAKELSMVRIPSRASARYLARKHNRSEAYIADNVLVLDIFFEALNYETVEQKKAYEVSELLGDIGGQMGLFVGASLLTILEILDYLCEVFRDRVLGYFWNRKHSQRHSSTNLLQEGLGSHRTPGPHLSPGRRPPTPPCAVTKTLSASHRTRYLVTRL; encoded by the exons ATGAAGCCCCATCCCGGGCCGCAGGAGGCCCGGCGGCCAGCTTCGGACATCCGCGTGTTCGCCAGCAGCTGCACCCTGCACGGGCTGGGCCACGTCTTTGGCCCCGGGGGCCTGACGCCTCGCCGAGGGCTGTGGGCCGCCGCCGTGCTCCTGTCGCTGGCCGCCTTCCTCTACCAAGTGGCTGAGAGGGTGCGCTACTATGGGGAGTTCCACCACGAGACAGCCCTGGACGAGCGCGAAAGCCACCGGCTCACCTTTCCCGCCGTCACCCTGTGCAACATCAACCCGCTGCGCCGCTCCCGCCTCACGCCCAACGACCTGCACTGGGCCGGGCCCGcgctgctgggtgtggagcccgccGAGCATGCCGCCTTCCTGCGCGCCCTGGGCCAGCCCCCCGCGCCGCGCGGCTTCATGCCCAGTCCCACCTTCGACATGGCTCGACTGTACGCCAGGGCCGGGCACAGCCTGGAGGACATGCTGCTGGACTGCCGCTACCGAGGCTGGCCGTGCGGGCCCGAGAACTTCACCGCG ATCTTCACCCGGATGGGTCAGTGCTACACCTTTAACTCGGGCGCCGATGGGGCAGAGCTTCTCACCACTCCCAAGGGCGGCATGGGCAACGGGCTGGAGATCATGCTGGATGTGCAGCAGGATGAGTATCTGCCCGTGTGGAGGGACATGG AGGAGACCCCGTTTGAGGTGGGGATCCGAGTGCAGATCCACAGCCAGGAGGAGCCGCCCACCATCGACCAGCAGGGCTTCGGGGCAGCCCCTGGCTACCAGACCTTTGTGTCCTGCCAGCAGCAGCAA CTGAGCTTCCTGCCACCACCCTGGGGCGACTGCAGCTCCGCATCTCTGGACGCTGACTTTGAGCCGGAACCTTCAGGTCCCCTgggggcccccagccccagcccaggcccccacCCTCCGTATAGTCTAATGGGGTGTCGCCTAGCCTGCGAGACGCGCTACGTGGCTCGGAAGTGCGGCTGCCGAATGATGCATATGCCTG gagGCGCGCCAGTGTGCAGCCCCCAGCAGTACAAAGACTGCGCCAATCCGGCGCTCG ACGCCATGCTGCGGAAGGACGCGTGCACCTGCCCCAACCCGTGCGCCAGCACGCGCTACGCCAAGGAGCTCTCCATGGTGCGGATCCCGAGCCGCGCCTCCGCCCGCTACCTGGCCCGGAAACACAACCGCAGCGAGGCCTACATCGC AGACAATGTGCTGGTGCTGGACATCTTCTTTGAGGCCCTCAACTATGAGACAGTGGAGCAGAAGAAGGCCTATGAAGTGTCAGAActgcttg GTGACATTGGGGGCCAGATGGGGCTGTTCGTCGGAGCCAGCCTGCTCACCATCCTTGAGATCCTGGACTACCTCTGTGAG gTGTTCCGagacagggtcctgggatacttCTGGAACCGAAAGCACTCCCAAAGGCATTCTAGCACCAATCTG CTTCAGGAAGGGCTGGGCAGCCACCGAACCCCAGGTCCCCACCTCAGCCCGGGCCGCAG gcctcccacccctccctgtgCTGTCACCAAGACTTTGTCGGCATCCCACCGCACCCGCTACCTTGTCACACGGCTCTAG